The following are encoded together in the Macrobrachium rosenbergii isolate ZJJX-2024 chromosome 21, ASM4041242v1, whole genome shotgun sequence genome:
- the LOC136849398 gene encoding uncharacterized protein: protein MKWNTAALAVALVASPVAASLEESVGVGQRAHSRVERDYSYGGGSEGYGGADLSSYGGTGSGGGGGYGVSISGGGNGIGGGGYGGSSNGATRYGGGGYSGGGGVGGGHPVVIVHQTKGGGGGGYGSGGGGYGSGGGGGHGKGAGKAAALCTACSILAPIALLGSLLPLLGFGFVTVMTTTTGGKRRRRDISSDLVNEKLKEFSQVQEYVQENLDLEADMNLQEDIISKYLSCSGMMDDGNHCLEHLACSLSDVTYSHVPTERAAISVIMHTIMENHRIDDRTKERLLEASQVGLHHPGTCQRYTCNTRALSSSYSSPLQVQFAPPNLPPRTHFHENVTYGHQAHVPVEASEHEMYQ, encoded by the exons ATGAAATGGAACACAGCCGCCCTTGCAGTGGCCCTTGTGGCCTCGCCCGTCGCAGCGTCGTTGGAGGAGTCTGTAGGAGTTGGGCAAAGGGCCCACTCCAGGGTGGAGAGAGACTATAGTTATGGAGGAGGATCAGAAG gctaTGGAGGAGCAGACCTCAGCAGCTACGGTGGAAcaggcagtggaggaggaggaggatatggaG TGTCCATATCTGGTGGCGGTAACGGcattggaggaggtggctacGGCGGAAGCAGCAACGGTGCCACAAGATACGGCGGAGGTGGATACAGTGGTGGAGGAGGTGTGGGTGGGGGCCACCCAGTGGTAATTGTGCACCAGACCAAAGGTGGTGGTGGCGGGGGATACGGCAGTGGTGGGGGTGGCTACGGCAGTGGTGGGGGAGGAGGACACGGCAAAGGAGCTGGTAAGGCAGCAGCTCTTTGCACAGCCTGCTCCATATTGGCTCCTATCGCGCTCCTAGGCTCCCTGTTACCTCTGCTGGGCTTTGG CTTTGTTACCGTGATGACAACAACGACgggaggaaaaaggagaagaagagacaTCAGCTCTGATCTagttaatgaaaaactcaagGAATTCTCTCAGGTGCAAGAGTACGTTCAGGAAAATCTCGACCTTGAAGCCGATATGAATCTGCAG GAGGACATAATATCCAAGTACCTGAGTTGTTCCGGTATGATGGATGACGGAAATCATTGCTTAGAGCACCTGGCGTGTTCCCTTAGTGACGTCACGTACAGCCACGTCCCTACAGAGAGGGCAGCCATCAGCGT AATCATGCACACCATCATGGAAAACCATCGAATTGATGACAGGACGAAAGAACGTCTTCTAGAAGCTTCCCAGGTAGGCCTACACCATCCGGGTACCTGTCAGCGATACACCTGCAACACACGAgctctttcttcctcttactcCAGTCCCTTGCAGGTACAGTTCGCTCCACCGAATCTTCCACCTCGAACTCATTTTCATGAGAATGTTACCTACGGTCATCAGGCCCATGTCCCCGTAGAAGCTAGTGAACACGAAATGTACCAGTAA